One part of the Streptomyces lydicus genome encodes these proteins:
- a CDS encoding glutathione peroxidase: protein MSLYDIPLRTLTGEPASLADYRGKALLVVNVASKCGLTPQYSGLERLQQRYGDRGFHVLGFPSNQFAGQEPGTAEEIATFCSATYGVSFPLFEKTDVNGADRHPLYAELTGTEDADGAAGDVQWNFEKFLIDADGRVAGRFRPRTEPEAEELVTAIEAALPA, encoded by the coding sequence GTGAGCCTGTACGACATCCCGCTGCGCACCCTGACCGGTGAGCCCGCCTCGCTCGCCGACTACCGGGGCAAGGCCCTGCTGGTGGTGAATGTGGCGTCCAAATGCGGGCTGACCCCGCAGTACTCCGGCCTGGAGCGGCTCCAGCAGCGCTACGGGGACCGGGGTTTCCACGTACTGGGCTTCCCCAGCAACCAGTTCGCCGGCCAGGAGCCGGGCACCGCCGAGGAGATCGCCACCTTCTGCTCGGCGACGTACGGCGTCAGCTTCCCGCTGTTCGAGAAGACCGACGTCAACGGCGCGGACCGGCATCCGCTGTACGCGGAGCTGACCGGTACCGAGGACGCCGACGGGGCGGCCGGTGACGTCCAGTGGAACTTCGAGAAGTTCCTGATCGACGCCGACGGCCGGGTCGCCGGCCGCTTCCGGCCGCGCACGGAGCCGGAGGCCGAGGAACTGGTCACCGCCATCGAGGCGGCACTGCCGGCCTGA
- a CDS encoding STAS domain-containing protein: MEEGQYYPRLDGPRRAAGGTTVLELRGDLDILAVSVLSDRLDEFTGAQGADLVIDLRAVTFIDCAGLSLLSRARHRTRQRGGRLRLTGVVAGGSVARLLRMTGLRGDFETVPEEAGSEDALAADGADRDGLPAGADDIAVA; the protein is encoded by the coding sequence ATGGAAGAAGGTCAGTACTACCCAAGACTTGACGGTCCCCGCCGCGCCGCGGGCGGCACGACCGTGCTCGAACTCCGCGGTGACCTGGACATCCTCGCCGTCTCGGTGCTCTCCGACCGGCTGGACGAGTTCACCGGCGCCCAGGGCGCCGACCTCGTCATCGATCTGCGCGCGGTGACCTTCATCGACTGCGCGGGGCTCTCGCTGCTCAGCCGCGCCCGCCACCGTACGCGGCAGCGGGGCGGCCGGCTGCGGCTGACCGGCGTCGTGGCCGGCGGAAGCGTCGCGCGGCTGCTGCGGATGACCGGGCTGCGCGGCGACTTCGAGACGGTGCCGGAGGAGGCCGGGTCCGAGGACGCCCTCGCCGCGGACGGCGCGGACCGGGACGGCCTCCCGGCCGGGGCCGACGACATCGCCGTGGCCTGA